The Gemmata palustris genome includes a region encoding these proteins:
- a CDS encoding tyrosine-type recombinase/integrase: MAQGDETVVEYRGEKMNLVELSKRCGISVKTLYARIFTYGKTVEEAATVPVRRASLYGGRPAAGVPRPVPKLKRHPSGRAYSRWRMTGKINERYFGKHGSAEANTAYRKFATDWVAGKYDAATGSGMKNAGGVSVASLAEQWMVHVRDYYTKDGKPTSEVKTCLAAVRLVLEGVENRLATDFDPAALRACRQILIDWGTARSTVNAYINRVVRMFGWGAGQSLVPPGVHGALRLVEKLKAGRSAAPDRPKKRPATDAQIKATIPHLTPSDPERRVKIAAMVRLQRLTGMRSGEVCALEVGDLEHTTDVWIYRVGKANKNRHRGKAQTYYLGPKSIALLTPYLEGNPVGPIFGEGTEDYSHAISRASVKAGSRWSPHQLRHALATEVAEKFRSLDYAAAAIGDTNAVASAVYVHLDPQMRAKIEIARAMG, translated from the coding sequence ATGGCACAAGGCGATGAAACAGTGGTCGAGTACCGCGGCGAGAAAATGAATCTCGTCGAGCTGTCGAAGCGGTGCGGGATCAGCGTGAAGACGCTCTACGCCCGAATCTTCACATACGGCAAAACCGTCGAAGAAGCGGCGACGGTGCCGGTTCGGAGGGCATCCCTCTACGGCGGGCGCCCCGCGGCCGGCGTTCCGCGCCCGGTGCCGAAGTTGAAACGGCACCCGTCCGGGCGCGCGTACTCGCGCTGGCGGATGACGGGGAAGATCAACGAAAGGTACTTCGGAAAGCACGGGAGCGCGGAGGCGAACACCGCGTACCGGAAGTTCGCGACCGATTGGGTCGCGGGCAAGTACGACGCGGCGACCGGTTCGGGGATGAAAAACGCGGGCGGGGTGTCGGTCGCGTCCCTCGCGGAGCAGTGGATGGTGCATGTCCGCGACTACTACACAAAAGACGGGAAGCCCACATCGGAGGTGAAGACGTGTTTGGCGGCCGTTCGCCTCGTGCTTGAAGGCGTTGAGAACCGCCTCGCTACGGACTTCGATCCCGCCGCACTCCGGGCCTGCCGTCAGATCCTTATCGACTGGGGCACCGCGCGATCCACCGTCAACGCCTACATCAATAGGGTGGTTAGAATGTTCGGCTGGGGGGCCGGGCAATCGCTCGTTCCTCCCGGTGTTCACGGCGCGCTGCGGCTCGTCGAGAAGCTCAAGGCCGGACGATCGGCGGCACCTGATCGTCCGAAAAAGCGCCCGGCAACGGACGCGCAGATCAAAGCTACAATTCCGCACCTGACCCCGTCCGATCCGGAGCGCCGGGTGAAGATCGCGGCGATGGTGCGGCTGCAGCGGTTGACCGGAATGAGGTCCGGCGAGGTGTGCGCGCTCGAAGTGGGCGACTTGGAGCACACTACGGACGTGTGGATCTACCGCGTGGGGAAGGCCAACAAGAACCGGCACCGGGGCAAGGCACAGACGTATTACCTGGGGCCGAAGTCGATCGCGCTCCTGACGCCTTACCTCGAAGGTAACCCGGTCGGGCCGATTTTTGGAGAGGGCACAGAAGACTACAGCCATGCCATCTCGCGCGCAAGCGTGAAGGCCGGGTCACGGTGGTCACCGCACCAACTCCGGCACGCGCTCGCAACGGAGGTCGCGGAGAAGTTCAGGAGCCTCGACTACGCGGCGGCGGCCATCGGCGACACGAACGCGGTGGCGTCGGCCGTTTACGTTCACCTGGACCCGCAGATGCGCGCGAAGATCGAGATCGCGCGCGCGATGGGGTAG
- a CDS encoding helix-turn-helix domain-containing protein: protein MHDEVNTTTVPGEAKYITFAQLCAAWQCSEASVRRGMRNGAVPFVKFGRLVRFPRQLLGERTGGQTVQAR from the coding sequence ATGCACGACGAGGTGAACACGACCACGGTTCCGGGTGAGGCGAAGTACATCACGTTCGCCCAACTGTGCGCGGCGTGGCAATGCAGTGAGGCGAGCGTTCGCCGGGGTATGCGGAACGGCGCGGTGCCGTTCGTGAAGTTCGGGCGGCTGGTTCGGTTCCCGCGGCAACTGCTGGGCGAGCGGACCGGCGGCCAGACGGTTCAGGCACGTTAA
- a CDS encoding sigma-70 family RNA polymerase sigma factor, which produces MLTENNEVLVGAPLTIADADYSAVYRWALGFAHKRAGGNDETEQVLIDAAADAILWARDNCTNPGTFIPFAKTAIRRWFGRSLHRLKLRRSNRPAVVSLTHEVARRRVEQPAKPVLIDELPEDLAFVVRLYMIDSYTCREIGLLTGRSHDTVNRMLHRAAELLAPGRIKPERRNGEKCLSAG; this is translated from the coding sequence ATGCTAACCGAGAACAACGAGGTACTCGTGGGCGCGCCCCTGACGATCGCGGATGCGGACTACTCGGCCGTGTACCGATGGGCGTTGGGCTTCGCCCACAAGCGCGCCGGCGGGAACGACGAAACCGAACAAGTGCTGATCGACGCGGCCGCCGACGCGATCCTCTGGGCGCGCGACAACTGCACCAACCCGGGCACGTTCATCCCGTTCGCGAAGACGGCGATTCGGCGCTGGTTCGGACGCTCGTTGCACCGGTTGAAGCTCCGGCGCTCGAACCGGCCGGCGGTAGTGTCGCTCACACACGAGGTGGCGCGCCGGCGGGTTGAGCAGCCCGCGAAGCCCGTGCTGATTGATGAGCTTCCCGAAGACCTCGCGTTCGTCGTGAGGTTGTACATGATCGACTCCTACACCTGCCGCGAAATCGGCCTGCTCACGGGGCGCTCTCACGACACGGTGAACCGCATGCTCCATCGCGCGGCCGAATTGTTGGCGCCCGGACGGATCAAGCCGGAGCGTCGCAACGGCGAAAAGTGTTTGAGTGCGGGGTGA
- a CDS encoding DUF1559 domain-containing protein: protein MSSVRRGFTLIELLVVIAIIAILIGLLLPAVQKVREAAARMKCQNNLKQFGLAAHNYESTNSTLPPTQHTTVIAGSTVSSGAPLQALLLPYFEQGNKFNQFNMNYNVNSDAPIHASIPALAGANAAARAGDVPVYLCPSDASSETYFGAGRQNYFGSLGTYAQYRGSGGTNDGIFSVPYPAAGQTMKGISILGVSDGTSNTVMFAEVMRSTTVYNAGSGLRDHATIIINSSNTGYNETDGTAISMCADGSNWSSSIKYVGYQYYRNLPSNFLFTHTLPVNWNKKSPANQRYSCGSTSFASMHIAASSYHTGGANACMADGSVRFVNDSIAFTNWRAMGTRAGGEVISE, encoded by the coding sequence ATGTCGAGCGTGCGTCGCGGGTTCACGCTGATCGAGCTACTGGTGGTGATCGCCATCATCGCGATCCTGATCGGGCTGTTGCTCCCGGCCGTCCAAAAGGTGCGCGAAGCGGCCGCGCGCATGAAGTGCCAGAACAATCTGAAACAGTTCGGGCTGGCCGCACACAACTACGAATCGACAAACAGCACGCTGCCGCCGACTCAGCACACGACCGTGATCGCGGGCAGCACGGTGTCATCCGGGGCGCCGCTCCAGGCACTACTGCTGCCGTACTTTGAACAGGGGAACAAGTTCAATCAGTTCAACATGAACTACAACGTGAACAGCGACGCCCCGATTCACGCCTCGATCCCGGCGCTCGCCGGGGCCAACGCCGCGGCCCGCGCCGGCGACGTGCCCGTGTACCTGTGCCCGTCGGACGCTTCGAGCGAGACCTATTTCGGGGCCGGGCGCCAGAACTACTTCGGGTCCCTCGGCACCTACGCCCAATACCGCGGCAGCGGCGGCACGAACGACGGCATCTTCTCGGTCCCGTACCCCGCCGCCGGTCAGACCATGAAGGGGATCTCGATCCTGGGCGTCTCCGACGGCACCAGTAACACGGTCATGTTCGCCGAGGTGATGCGATCGACGACCGTGTACAACGCGGGCAGCGGCCTGCGCGACCACGCCACCATCATCATCAACAGCAGCAACACCGGGTACAACGAGACCGACGGTACGGCGATCAGCATGTGCGCCGACGGCAGCAACTGGAGCAGCTCCATCAAGTACGTCGGTTACCAGTATTACCGGAACCTGCCGTCGAACTTCCTGTTCACACACACACTCCCGGTCAACTGGAACAAGAAGTCGCCGGCCAACCAACGGTACAGTTGCGGCAGCACGTCATTCGCGTCCATGCACATCGCGGCCAGTAGCTACCACACCGGCGGGGCGAACGCGTGCATGGCCGACGGGAGCGTGCGGTTCGTAAACGACTCGATCGCGTTCACGAACTGGCGCGCAATGGGCACGCGGGCCGGCGGCGAAGTTATCTCGGAGTGA
- a CDS encoding sodium:solute symporter family transporter, which yields MPQLSALDLTIIAVYILGMTLLGVWFTRAQKDLRTYFVGGRNVGWFMILVSIVATETSAVTFLSVPGVAFDPKGGNLTFLQLSFGYIIGRCIVAWLLLPQYMNGELFSAYEVLKQRFDPSVQRVASGLFLLTRTVADGLRIFLTAMLLQFVLGGIVPAIVVVGAVTIVYTYLGGMKAVIWTDLIQFVIKIAGAVLAGIFVLKLLPGGWDQFLIEGEAAGKFKVIDTVFEPTVALNIWAGIIGGSVFSMASHGADQLMVQRYLCAKSLKQARFALVLSGFVVFAQFLLFLSVGVGMFLLNRAGGFDLPEKVRNDEVFGLFIVTKLPIGVVGVLVAAVLAAAMSTLSSSLNSSANAVITDFYRPLRPGHSERRYVTLSRVMTAVWGVAQMGVAYAAYKLGGNKSVVERVLEVAGLTMGLLLGLFLLGTMRTLVASRAALAGLVCGFLTVLALWLPSTGLTTDLPTWVPVFYKERLLAFPWFAPIGAGTTILTALIWNVFVPREVKS from the coding sequence ATGCCCCAACTTTCCGCGCTCGATCTGACCATTATTGCGGTTTACATTCTCGGGATGACGCTCCTCGGTGTGTGGTTCACCCGCGCGCAGAAGGATCTGCGTACCTACTTTGTCGGCGGGCGCAACGTCGGCTGGTTCATGATCCTGGTCTCGATCGTGGCGACCGAGACGAGTGCGGTCACGTTCTTGAGCGTGCCCGGGGTCGCGTTCGACCCGAAGGGCGGAAACCTCACTTTCCTGCAACTCTCGTTCGGTTACATCATCGGTCGGTGCATCGTCGCGTGGCTGCTGCTCCCGCAGTACATGAACGGCGAACTGTTCAGTGCGTATGAGGTGTTGAAGCAGCGGTTCGATCCGTCCGTGCAGCGCGTCGCGAGCGGTCTGTTCCTCCTGACGCGGACGGTAGCGGACGGGCTGCGCATTTTCCTCACCGCGATGCTCCTGCAATTCGTGTTGGGCGGCATCGTTCCGGCGATCGTGGTCGTGGGGGCGGTCACCATCGTTTACACCTACCTCGGCGGCATGAAGGCCGTCATCTGGACCGACCTGATCCAGTTCGTCATCAAGATCGCAGGCGCGGTTCTCGCGGGAATTTTCGTACTGAAGTTGCTCCCAGGTGGGTGGGACCAGTTTCTCATTGAGGGCGAAGCCGCGGGCAAATTCAAAGTGATTGACACGGTCTTCGAGCCAACGGTCGCGCTGAACATCTGGGCCGGAATCATCGGCGGCTCGGTGTTCTCGATGGCGAGTCACGGGGCCGATCAACTCATGGTGCAGCGCTACCTCTGCGCGAAGTCACTAAAGCAAGCGCGGTTCGCGCTCGTACTGAGCGGGTTCGTTGTCTTCGCGCAGTTCCTGCTCTTCCTGTCCGTCGGCGTCGGGATGTTCCTGCTGAATCGCGCCGGCGGGTTCGATTTGCCCGAGAAAGTGCGCAACGACGAAGTGTTCGGCCTGTTCATCGTGACGAAGTTGCCGATCGGTGTGGTCGGGGTGCTGGTCGCCGCGGTGCTGGCGGCGGCGATGTCTACGCTGTCGTCGTCGCTGAACAGTTCCGCGAACGCAGTTATTACTGATTTCTACCGGCCGCTGCGCCCGGGGCACTCGGAGCGGCGGTACGTGACGCTGTCGCGCGTGATGACGGCCGTGTGGGGCGTGGCACAAATGGGAGTGGCTTACGCCGCGTACAAACTCGGTGGGAACAAGAGCGTGGTCGAGCGGGTGCTCGAGGTCGCGGGCCTTACGATGGGTTTGCTGCTCGGATTGTTCCTCCTCGGCACCATGCGAACGCTGGTTGCGTCGCGGGCCGCGCTCGCCGGGTTGGTGTGCGGGTTCCTGACCGTCCTCGCGCTCTGGTTACCGTCCACCGGATTAACGACCGATCTTCCGACGTGGGTGCCGGTGTTCTATAAGGAGCGGCTGCTCGCGTTTCCGTGGTTCGCCCCTATCGGGGCCGGAACGACGATTCTGACGGCCCTTATCTGGAACGTGTTCGTGCCGCGCGAGGTGAAATCGTAA
- a CDS encoding HK97 family phage prohead protease encodes MGELYGLACPFYRPDAPGTEYELPTGQWEQYGAEPLYERFAPTAFDRVLRLRRNVRCDLLHNGEIRIGYTEDGVVRLWVDEVGLWYAADLSRCTGAHQLRELIASRSLRGASVRFIPREYRVFTEGGRRILEHTEVHLEAFSPVSSPAYTATTVGVRGGHPFEPIEGEQL; translated from the coding sequence ATGGGCGAACTTTACGGCCTCGCGTGCCCGTTCTACCGGCCGGACGCTCCGGGCACCGAATACGAGCTACCGACCGGGCAGTGGGAACAGTACGGCGCCGAACCCCTGTACGAGCGGTTCGCCCCGACCGCGTTCGATCGCGTGCTCCGGCTCCGGCGAAATGTGCGGTGCGATCTCCTCCACAACGGTGAGATTCGGATCGGCTACACCGAGGACGGCGTGGTCCGGCTCTGGGTCGATGAGGTCGGCTTGTGGTACGCCGCGGACCTGTCTCGTTGCACCGGGGCGCACCAACTGCGCGAACTGATCGCGTCCCGGTCGCTCCGCGGCGCGTCGGTCCGGTTCATCCCGCGCGAGTACCGCGTCTTCACCGAGGGCGGCCGGCGCATTTTGGAACACACCGAAGTCCACCTCGAAGCGTTCTCCCCGGTGAGCAGTCCCGCGTACACCGCGACGACGGTGGGGGTCCGCGGCGGGCACCCGTTCGAGCCGATCGAGGGGGAGCAACTCTGA
- a CDS encoding N-acetylglucosamine kinase yields MGANGKNGKHHGNGYTKTGAEQLVLGIDGGGTSTIVLLAARTADGWKALGRGEAGPSNRHAVGTSSALAALDEATTRAFTAAGRSRQPVRAACLGLAGAGRPGDQEIVREWAARAKLAEAVDVIEDAALLLAAGTPNGAGVAIVAGTGSMAFARCADGRTARSGGWGPLLGDEGSGYAIALAGLRAAARSADGRAPVTPLTDRLLAALGLKRPQELVGVVYRGGDRASLAALAPVVLEAAESGDPVADSIVREAASELAAAAAAAARALDLGASFPVALAGGLLVSGPGYRERFLAALSERGLTAAPVTLVREPAEGAVRLALDRISVPS; encoded by the coding sequence GTGGGGGCGAACGGCAAAAACGGCAAACATCACGGTAACGGGTACACCAAGACGGGCGCGGAACAACTTGTTCTCGGCATCGACGGCGGTGGAACCAGCACCATCGTGTTGCTTGCGGCACGCACGGCAGACGGTTGGAAGGCACTGGGGCGCGGGGAAGCCGGCCCATCGAACCGCCACGCGGTCGGCACTTCCAGCGCGCTCGCCGCGCTCGACGAAGCCACCACGCGGGCGTTCACGGCGGCCGGGCGGTCGCGCCAACCGGTTCGGGCTGCGTGTCTCGGGTTGGCCGGGGCCGGGCGTCCCGGGGACCAGGAAATCGTGCGGGAATGGGCAGCCCGAGCCAAATTAGCTGAAGCCGTTGATGTAATTGAAGATGCGGCGCTGCTCCTGGCGGCGGGTACGCCGAACGGTGCCGGGGTCGCGATCGTCGCGGGCACCGGGTCGATGGCGTTTGCCCGCTGTGCTGACGGCCGGACCGCGCGTTCGGGCGGGTGGGGGCCGCTCCTCGGTGACGAAGGGAGCGGCTACGCGATCGCGCTCGCCGGTCTTCGTGCCGCAGCGCGCTCGGCCGACGGTCGGGCACCCGTCACGCCGCTCACCGACCGCTTGCTCGCGGCCCTCGGATTGAAACGCCCGCAAGAACTTGTTGGTGTGGTTTACCGTGGGGGCGACCGGGCGTCGCTTGCTGCACTCGCGCCAGTCGTGTTGGAAGCGGCCGAGAGTGGCGATCCGGTCGCGGACAGCATCGTTCGCGAAGCCGCGAGCGAACTCGCGGCCGCTGCCGCTGCTGCCGCACGCGCGCTCGATTTGGGGGCCTCGTTCCCGGTCGCGCTTGCGGGCGGGTTACTCGTTTCCGGCCCCGGCTACCGCGAGCGGTTCCTGGCTGCCCTTTCGGAGCGCGGGTTGACCGCAGCTCCCGTAACACTCGTTCGCGAACCGGCCGAAGGCGCGGTTCGTCTCGCTCTCGACCGCATTTCCGTTCCCTCTTGA
- a CDS encoding sigma-54-dependent Fis family transcriptional regulator produces the protein MPTPPAAPGGGRGFVTSPVAERAAVLLAVAQAVAAHTDLGALLRDLAAALSAHLPRGYLSFALLELHSHAGKLQFLEPLGGTAPPKPADTPTELPAAESPTAHVWGTQEPFWLDINADGRFRMLRAAFAKQGVRCACFVPLTTPRRKLGAMGFTSYVPVTPAPGDIDFAVQVGRLVALAVEGALTRQELERANARLAAEKLYLEEEIRTDRRMGEVVGASLALHEVLQQVGVVAPTDSAVLITGETGTGKELVARAVHRLSARRDRTFVKLNCAAIPTGLLESELFGHEKGAFTGAVERRLGRFELADGGTLFLDEVGDIPPELQPKLLRVLQEQEFERLGSAKTLKVNVRLVAATHRNLGKLVAEGKFRSDLYYRLHVFPVHIPALRERREDVPELVRHFVALFAQRFGKKIERIPPETMTALERYPWPGNVRELEHLIERAVILSAPGGELRVPLNDIILSDSAIDHIDMSPALAPRATLLESERELIRRALDGCGWIIGGPNGAATQLGLKRTTLLSRMKKMGLTRPKRASVE, from the coding sequence ATGCCCACACCACCTGCTGCACCTGGAGGCGGTCGCGGCTTTGTTACTTCGCCGGTCGCGGAACGCGCCGCGGTGCTATTGGCCGTCGCACAGGCCGTCGCCGCACACACCGACCTCGGTGCCCTGCTCCGCGACCTCGCCGCCGCGTTGAGCGCCCACCTCCCACGTGGTTACCTCAGTTTCGCTCTACTCGAACTCCACTCTCATGCGGGAAAGTTACAGTTCCTCGAACCGCTTGGAGGGACCGCGCCGCCCAAACCCGCCGATACGCCGACCGAACTCCCAGCTGCGGAGTCACCGACCGCGCATGTCTGGGGCACTCAAGAACCGTTCTGGCTCGACATTAATGCCGACGGCCGGTTCCGGATGCTCCGCGCCGCGTTCGCGAAGCAGGGCGTTCGGTGCGCATGCTTCGTACCGCTCACCACCCCGCGGCGCAAACTCGGCGCTATGGGCTTCACGAGTTATGTTCCCGTTACGCCTGCCCCGGGAGACATCGATTTCGCGGTTCAAGTCGGCCGACTTGTGGCGCTCGCGGTGGAAGGCGCGCTCACGCGCCAGGAACTGGAACGCGCCAACGCGCGGCTCGCGGCGGAAAAGCTCTACCTCGAAGAAGAAATTCGCACCGACCGGCGAATGGGCGAGGTCGTCGGCGCGAGCTTGGCGCTACACGAAGTGCTCCAACAAGTGGGGGTCGTTGCGCCGACCGATTCCGCGGTGCTCATTACGGGCGAGACGGGTACGGGAAAGGAACTCGTCGCGCGGGCCGTTCACCGATTGAGCGCGCGCCGCGATCGGACCTTCGTGAAGCTCAATTGCGCCGCGATCCCGACGGGCCTGCTCGAAAGCGAACTCTTCGGGCACGAGAAGGGCGCGTTTACCGGGGCCGTTGAGCGCCGGCTCGGGCGCTTTGAACTAGCGGACGGGGGAACGCTGTTCCTCGACGAAGTGGGTGACATTCCCCCGGAACTTCAGCCGAAGTTGCTCCGGGTGCTCCAAGAGCAGGAGTTCGAGCGCCTCGGCAGTGCGAAAACACTCAAAGTGAACGTGCGGTTGGTCGCCGCCACGCACCGGAACCTCGGGAAGCTAGTCGCGGAGGGGAAGTTCCGGTCGGACCTGTACTACCGGCTACACGTGTTCCCGGTCCACATCCCCGCGCTCCGGGAACGGCGCGAAGATGTCCCCGAGCTCGTCCGACACTTCGTGGCGCTGTTTGCCCAGCGCTTCGGCAAGAAAATCGAGCGGATCCCGCCCGAGACCATGACCGCGCTCGAACGGTACCCCTGGCCGGGGAACGTCCGCGAACTGGAACACTTGATCGAGCGTGCGGTGATCCTCAGCGCGCCCGGGGGTGAACTCCGCGTCCCACTGAATGATATTATTTTGTCTGATTCGGCTATCGATCATATAGACATGTCTCCTGCCCTTGCGCCGCGAGCGACACTGCTCGAAAGCGAGCGCGAGTTGATTCGCCGCGCGCTCGACGGGTGCGGGTGGATCATCGGCGGGCCGAACGGCGCCGCGACACAACTCGGTCTGAAGCGCACGACACTTCTTTCTCGCATGAAAAAAATGGGTTTGACCCGCCCGAAACGTGCGAGTGTCGAATAG
- a CDS encoding glycoside hydrolase family 10 protein: MCRFLVGLIALGLGAPISGAVDGPPPLKREFRGVWVATVSNIDWPSKPGLPAEKQKAELLAILDKAVELKLNAVIFQVRPMADSLYESKLEPWSEYLTGSLGKSPGYDPLAFVVEEAHKRGLELHAWFNPYRARHPSAKSPAPADHITKTRPDLAKPYGTHFWMNPTNTEVQDRSVAVVLDVVKRYDIDGIHIDDYFYPYKEKGTDGKIIAFPDDDTWEVYQKAGGKLNRDDWRRDAVNTFVQRMYTETKKAKPWVKVGISPFGVWRPGYPTGIAGLDQFADLYADAKLWLNEGWVDYFTPQLYWPIAQEKQSFPKLLNWWAGENTKNRHLWPGLYTSRVTGLEKGWPSKEVADQIAITRKQKNTDGTIHFSMKALVRNSGGVADELKKTYSEPALVPETPWLAQGKPPVKPEVTRDTIDGKPVLRVKAGAGTRFVVVRTLTGDAWTTSVHGLAADGTAILPIAEKTRVMVSILDRTERASEVMEVK, encoded by the coding sequence ATGTGCCGGTTTTTGGTCGGGCTCATTGCCCTCGGCCTTGGCGCGCCCATTTCTGGGGCTGTAGACGGGCCACCACCGCTGAAACGCGAGTTCCGTGGGGTCTGGGTCGCTACTGTCTCGAACATCGACTGGCCGAGCAAGCCGGGCCTTCCTGCCGAGAAGCAGAAAGCCGAACTGCTCGCGATTCTCGACAAAGCAGTGGAACTGAAGCTCAACGCGGTCATATTCCAGGTCCGGCCGATGGCTGATTCGCTCTACGAATCGAAACTGGAGCCGTGGAGCGAGTACCTGACGGGTTCGCTGGGCAAATCACCGGGGTACGACCCACTCGCGTTCGTGGTCGAAGAGGCCCACAAACGCGGTTTAGAACTGCATGCGTGGTTCAACCCGTACCGGGCGCGGCACCCGTCGGCGAAGTCCCCAGCGCCCGCCGACCACATTACCAAAACGAGACCGGACCTTGCGAAGCCTTACGGCACGCACTTCTGGATGAACCCGACGAACACCGAAGTGCAGGACCGTTCGGTCGCCGTCGTCCTTGATGTGGTGAAGCGATACGACATCGACGGCATTCACATCGACGATTACTTCTACCCGTACAAGGAGAAAGGCACGGACGGGAAGATCATCGCGTTTCCCGACGACGACACCTGGGAGGTGTACCAAAAGGCCGGCGGAAAACTGAACCGCGACGACTGGCGTCGCGATGCCGTAAACACTTTCGTACAGAGGATGTACACCGAGACGAAGAAGGCGAAGCCGTGGGTGAAAGTGGGGATCAGCCCGTTCGGGGTCTGGCGCCCGGGGTATCCCACAGGCATTGCGGGTTTGGACCAGTTCGCGGACCTCTACGCGGACGCTAAATTGTGGCTCAACGAGGGGTGGGTAGACTATTTCACGCCACAACTCTACTGGCCAATTGCCCAGGAAAAGCAGAGCTTTCCGAAGTTGCTCAACTGGTGGGCGGGTGAGAACACCAAGAACCGGCACCTGTGGCCGGGATTGTACACGAGCCGCGTTACGGGGCTGGAGAAAGGGTGGCCCTCGAAGGAAGTCGCCGATCAGATCGCGATCACGCGAAAGCAGAAGAACACGGACGGTACGATTCACTTCAGCATGAAGGCCCTTGTACGCAATTCCGGCGGGGTCGCAGACGAATTGAAGAAAACCTATTCGGAACCCGCACTCGTCCCGGAAACACCCTGGCTCGCACAGGGGAAGCCACCCGTGAAGCCCGAAGTCACTCGCGACACGATTGACGGCAAGCCCGTGCTTCGCGTCAAGGCGGGGGCCGGCACGCGGTTCGTTGTTGTGCGAACACTCACAGGCGATGCGTGGACCACGAGTGTTCACGGTTTGGCTGCGGATGGCACGGCGATTCTTCCCATCGCGGAGAAGACTCGCGTGATGGTCAGCATTCTCGACCGCACCGAACGCGCGAGCGAAGTGATGGAAGTGAAGTAG